GGATTGCGTGAGCTGATTCAGGAGCAGGAAGAATAGTTTCCTGTTTTGCAAAGAATACGGCAGCCTCAAATACCTTGGTCTGTTCAACTGCAATTGCCTCCATGTAGCCGTCATGATAAAGCTTGGATAGAATAGGTGACATACCATGGTATCTTAGTCCGCCAGCGTGATTTGCAGAAGGCATAAAATCACAACCTAGGGTATACATTTTTGCGAGAGGAGTAACTCTTCCCGTATCACAGAAATCATATGCGTAGCGTCCGCGAGTCAGTGATGGACAGGAAGCAGGTTCCACAGCAATAATACGTGGGTTAGCCTTGCCCAGTAATTTGTCCTGCATAAATGGAGCAATTAAACCTCCTAGATTAGAGCCGCCTCCGGCACAGCCAATAACGATATCCGGATATTCATCTAATATCTCCATAGCCATTTTTGATTCTAATCCAATGATGGATTGATGTAATAGAACCTGATTTAATACTGAGCCTAATACATATCGACAATTCTCCGTGGTAACCGCCTTCTCAACAGCTTCGGAAATGGCACAACCCAGACTTCCTCCGGTGTTAGGATCCTGTGACAGAATCATTTGACCCACCTTAGTCGTATTGCTGGGGCTGGGGATAATTTCTGCATCAAAGGTTTGCATAACAGATTTGCGGAAAGGCTTCTGCTCGTACGATACCTTAACCATATACACTGTTAAGGGAAGCTTATAATAGGAACAAGCTTCTGATAAAGCAGTACCCCATTGACCGGCGCCGGTTTCTGTTGTTAAGCTGGTCAAGCCCTGCTCTTTGGCATAGTATGCTTGTGCAATAGCGGAATTAAGCTTATGGCTTCCAGAGGTATTGTTACCTTCGAACTTGTAGTAGATTTTTGCTGGGGTTCCTAAAGCCTTTTCTAAATTATAGGCACGAATCAGCGGAGAGGGACGATACATCTTATAAAAATCCTGAATTTCCTCAGGAATATCAATATATCGGGTCGTGCTGTCCATTTCCTGCTGTGCTAGCTTCTCACAGAAGACAGGATATAATTCTTCGACCGTAGCAGGTTGAAGTGTACCGGGATTTAGTATTGGAGCTGGCTGCTCCTTCATATCAGCTCTTAGATTATACCATTGCTTAGGCATCTGATCCTCTGTCAGATATAGTCTGTGTGGAACTTTTTTTGGCATTATAAATTCTCCCTTCATAATTAGATTCAATAAGTGTTGTTAATGCTTGCTTATATTTAGGTATAAAAAAAGCTTCTGTCTCAGTAATTACTGGGACAAAAGCCTAATCTCAACTTCTGCGGTACCACCCGGTTTGGTGCATTCGCACCCGCTCATTCCATATACTATCATATATGCTCCCTTAATAACGGATGGAGATTCCGTTGGGCATTACTAGACATACTGTCGTTCTTCCCACCCTCGTAAGTCCATTCACTACACCTTCACTACTGCGTTCCCACCGTCGGCAGCTCTCTGAAATATCCGGTATAACTACTATTCTTACTCATCGGTTTTTACTAATTGATTGTTATATTATATACAGATTACAATAAAATGTCAAATGTTTTCAAATTTATCTAATGTTCTCGCTATACGATTATTATGAATCAGACTTTTGACACTTTAATTATGAATTCAATATTATGATTTTCCTTATATATGATATTCCTTAATATTGCTGCAGGCTTTTTTGGAGCTCTTCCTTAATCTTTTCTTTCAAATGAGGTGGATTTAATACCTTTGCGCCAGAACCATACTGAAGAATCCAACGAACCAGCTCATCGGTAACAGCGGTATTCCTCATAAAAGTAATTCCGTTTTCGGTTTCTGTAATTTCATCTGCCAGATCCGCCTCGTACTCACGTACATATTTTGCTGTGGGTCCGTCAAAGGCAATTATGATTGGCTCCGTTACAGTCCCTGACAAATGGATGAATTTGTTTCGTGATCTTGTCTCA
The nucleotide sequence above comes from Variimorphobacter saccharofermentans. Encoded proteins:
- a CDS encoding TrpB-like pyridoxal phosphate-dependent enzyme, yielding MMPKKVPHRLYLTEDQMPKQWYNLRADMKEQPAPILNPGTLQPATVEELYPVFCEKLAQQEMDSTTRYIDIPEEIQDFYKMYRPSPLIRAYNLEKALGTPAKIYYKFEGNNTSGSHKLNSAIAQAYYAKEQGLTSLTTETGAGQWGTALSEACSYYKLPLTVYMVKVSYEQKPFRKSVMQTFDAEIIPSPSNTTKVGQMILSQDPNTGGSLGCAISEAVEKAVTTENCRYVLGSVLNQVLLHQSIIGLESKMAMEILDEYPDIVIGCAGGGSNLGGLIAPFMQDKLLGKANPRIIAVEPASCPSLTRGRYAYDFCDTGRVTPLAKMYTLGCDFMPSANHAGGLRYHGMSPILSKLYHDGYMEAIAVEQTKVFEAAVFFAKQETILPAPESAHAIRGAIDEALKCKETGEAKTILFGLTGTGYFDMTAYNAYLNGTMTDYIPTDEDLQKGFERLPKIPGIQ